The DNA window CATCTCCCCCAAGCCGGTTAAGGACAGCGAGGGTTTTGCTGAAAAAGGGGACGTCATTCTTGCTTCGGTAAGGGCGTACAAGGAAGACAGGCATGGCAGCGAAAAATGGGCAAACAGGGCGGCGTTCTCACAGGCGTCAGCCCTGTTCCGTTTCCGCAAGATCCCGAACCTTGAAATCACCACCGATCTCGTGCTCGTATGCAGCGACGGCAGGTACAACATTATCAGCGTTGAGGATGTAAAGGGGCGCGGAATGTATATTGAGGCGCTTGCTGAGAAAGTGAAATCAAGCGGTACGTAACTGGAGGTGGCTGCGACGTGGCTAAGGTTGATGTAAAAATGCCGGAGGAGTTTTTGCTCCGGCTTTCCAGGCTTGGAGAAAAGACAGACGAAATTATACCCAAGGTATTGGAGGCGGGCGGAGAAGTGGTGCTTTCCAAAGTGAAGTCCAACCTGCAGTCGGTTATCGGAAGCGGCACTAAATACCCGTCCAGATCAACCGGTGAGCTGGCAAGCGCATTGGGCCTCTCCCCTGCCAAGCAGGACAGGGACGGAAACCACAATATAAAAATCGGCTTTACTGAACCAAGGAAAGATGGGGAAAGCAATGCGAAGATCGCTAATATTATTGAATACGGCAAATCCGGACAGCCAGCGAAGCCGTTTTTAAAACCGGCAAAATCAGCGTCAAGGAAGCCCTGCATCGAGGCGATGAAAGCAAGGCTTGAAGAGGAGATGGGGCGGATATGAGCATATTGTCAGAGATCAATTCCATAGTGGAGACACTGGGCGTCCCCGTTGAAACCGGCGTATTCAGCGGAGTGCCGCCGGATGAGTACATCGTGATCACGCCTCTGGCGGATACCTTTGAAGTCTTTGCCGACAACCGGCCTCAGGCTGAAACCCAGGAGGTACGGTTGTCTTTATTTATAAAGGGAAACTACACTGCCCGTAAAAACGAGATAGTGAACACATTGCTCCAAGCGGGTTTTACCATTACCGACAGACGGTATATAGGCCATGAGGATGATACCGGCTATCACCACTATGCTATTGATGTGGCAAAAGAATACGAAATAGAGGAGGAATGAGATACATGGCCACAATCGGACTGGACAGGTTATATTACGCTAAAATAACCGAGAATCAAAACGGGGAAGAAACCTATGACACGCCTGTTCCGCTGGCTAAGGCGATTACGGCGGAGCTTTCGGTGGAGCTGGCCGAAGCGACGCTTTATGCCGACGACGGAGCGGCGGAAGTGGTCAAGGAATTTCAAAGCGGCACCCTGACTCTTGGCGTTGCGGACATCGGCGCAGCCGCAGCCGAGGTTTTGACGGGAGCCACCCTTGACGACAACAAGGTGCTGATTTCCGCCAGCGAGGATGGAGGCGCTCCGGTGGCAATCGGCTTTAGGGCAAAAAAAGCCAACGGCAAGTACAGGTACTTCTGGCTGTACAGGGTAAAATTCGGTATCCCGGCAACAAATCTGCAAAC is part of the Ferviditalea candida genome and encodes:
- a CDS encoding HK97 gp10 family phage protein; this encodes MAKVDVKMPEEFLLRLSRLGEKTDEIIPKVLEAGGEVVLSKVKSNLQSVIGSGTKYPSRSTGELASALGLSPAKQDRDGNHNIKIGFTEPRKDGESNAKIANIIEYGKSGQPAKPFLKPAKSASRKPCIEAMKARLEEEMGRI
- a CDS encoding head-tail adaptor protein gives rise to the protein MSFGKMNTFVDIISPKPVKDSEGFAEKGDVILASVRAYKEDRHGSEKWANRAAFSQASALFRFRKIPNLEITTDLVLVCSDGRYNIISVEDVKGRGMYIEALAEKVKSSGT
- a CDS encoding major tail protein — protein: MATIGLDRLYYAKITENQNGEETYDTPVPLAKAITAELSVELAEATLYADDGAAEVVKEFQSGTLTLGVADIGAAAAEVLTGATLDDNKVLISASEDGGAPVAIGFRAKKANGKYRYFWLYRVKFGIPATNLQTKGDSITFSTPTIEGTVMSRNKPDGQGKHPWKAEVSEDDPGVLPATITGWYTEVYEPVFAVGGGGE